A stretch of the Bacillus licheniformis DSM 13 = ATCC 14580 genome encodes the following:
- the rbsC gene encoding ribose ABC transporter permease RbsC, with amino-acid sequence MKTQPAVKKSLNVDSVMQKLGPFLGLIILVVIVSLLNPSFLEPLNILNLLRQVAINALIAFGMTFVILTGGIDLSVGAILALSSALIAGMIAGGIDPVFAVIIGCLIGALLGLVNGLLITKGKMAPFIATLATMTIFRGLTMVYTDGNPITGLGNHYGFQLFGRGYFLGIPVPAITMAAAFIILWVILHKTPFGRRTYAIGGNEKAALISGIKVPRVKMMIYSLAGLLSALAGAILTSRLNSAQPTAGTSYELDAIAAVVLGGTSLAGGRGRIAGTLIGVLIIGTLNNGLNLLGVSSFFQMVVKGVVILIAVLLDRKKSA; translated from the coding sequence ATGAAAACTCAACCGGCTGTGAAAAAAAGCCTTAATGTTGATTCTGTAATGCAAAAGCTCGGTCCGTTTCTCGGCCTGATCATTCTCGTCGTCATCGTATCATTGTTAAATCCGAGCTTTTTAGAACCGTTAAATATTTTAAACTTGTTAAGACAAGTCGCCATTAATGCGCTGATCGCGTTTGGCATGACCTTTGTCATTTTAACCGGCGGCATCGATCTTTCCGTCGGAGCGATTTTGGCGCTGTCAAGCGCATTGATCGCCGGAATGATCGCCGGCGGCATCGATCCTGTTTTCGCCGTCATCATCGGCTGCCTGATCGGAGCCCTGCTCGGCTTGGTCAACGGGCTGTTAATCACGAAAGGTAAAATGGCCCCGTTCATCGCAACACTTGCCACAATGACGATTTTCCGCGGATTGACGATGGTTTATACAGACGGCAATCCGATTACAGGGCTCGGCAACCACTACGGCTTCCAGCTTTTCGGACGCGGTTACTTTTTAGGCATCCCCGTCCCTGCGATTACAATGGCAGCCGCCTTTATCATCCTCTGGGTGATCCTTCACAAAACGCCTTTCGGCCGCCGCACATATGCAATCGGCGGAAATGAAAAAGCGGCCTTGATCTCGGGCATTAAAGTTCCGCGCGTCAAAATGATGATTTATTCTCTTGCAGGCCTATTATCCGCGTTGGCTGGAGCCATCTTGACGTCACGGCTAAACTCAGCCCAGCCGACGGCAGGCACTTCCTATGAACTCGACGCCATAGCCGCAGTCGTATTAGGCGGCACAAGCCTTGCCGGAGGAAGAGGACGAATTGCCGGCACACTCATCGGCGTCCTGATCATCGGAACGTTGAATAACGGCTTGAACCTGCTTGGCGTCTCTTCCTTTTTCCAAATGGTCGTCAAAGGTGTCGTCATTTTGATCGCAGTCCTGCTGGACCGCAAGAAATCCGCTTAA
- the budA gene encoding acetolactate decarboxylase, with protein MKSASKQKIIQPVDKNLDQVYQVSTMVSLLDGIYDGDFYMSEAKEHGDFGIGTFNRLDGELIGFDGEFYRLRSDGKAYPVQGSDCSPFCSLAFFRPDIYHEIKQRMPLEAFEEEMKRIMPSENLFYAIRMDGTFKKVKTRTVELQEKPYVPMVDAVKSQPIFDFNDITGTIVGFWTPQYANGIAVSGFHLHFIDEDRNVGGHVFDYEIEECTVQISQKLNMNLRLPNTQDFFQADFNKHDLAAGIEAAEGNPE; from the coding sequence ATGAAAAGTGCAAGCAAACAAAAAATAATTCAGCCCGTTGATAAGAACCTCGATCAAGTCTATCAGGTCTCAACGATGGTATCTTTATTGGACGGAATTTACGACGGGGATTTTTATATGTCCGAAGCGAAGGAGCACGGAGACTTCGGGATCGGAACGTTCAACCGGCTCGACGGCGAGCTGATCGGTTTTGACGGTGAGTTTTACCGTCTCCGTTCCGATGGAAAAGCCTACCCAGTTCAAGGAAGCGATTGTTCTCCATTTTGCTCGCTGGCTTTCTTCCGGCCGGATATCTATCACGAAATCAAGCAGCGGATGCCGCTTGAGGCGTTCGAAGAAGAAATGAAACGGATCATGCCGAGTGAAAACCTGTTTTACGCGATTCGCATGGACGGAACCTTTAAGAAAGTCAAAACGAGAACAGTTGAACTTCAGGAAAAACCGTATGTGCCGATGGTTGATGCGGTAAAATCACAGCCGATCTTTGATTTTAATGATATTACGGGGACGATCGTCGGCTTTTGGACACCGCAATATGCCAACGGAATCGCAGTTTCCGGCTTCCATCTTCACTTTATAGATGAAGACCGCAATGTCGGCGGACACGTTTTCGATTATGAAATCGAAGAATGCACGGTGCAAATTTCTCAAAAACTCAATATGAACCTCAGATTGCCGAATACGCAAGATTTCTTTCAAGCGGATTTCAATAAACACGATCTTGCAGCCGGAATTGAAGCGGCCGAAGGCAATCCCGAGTAA
- a CDS encoding sugar ABC transporter ATP-binding protein, translated as MHIKMKDIFKAFGQNQVLSGVSFELQEGEVHALMGENGAGKSTLMNLLTGLHKLDSGTIEIDGKETYFSDPKEAEQNGIAFIHQELNIWPEMTVLENLFIGRELSSKLGFLNNKKMKALAKEQLERLGVSISLEKEAGDCSVGQQQMIEIAKALMTDAKVIIMDEPTAALTEREIEKLFGVIRALKKNGVSIVYISHRMEEIFTICDRITVMRDGKTVDTKRIPDTDFHEVVKKMVGRELTERYPERQPNPGRVVLEVKQASKKGVFQNISFSVRSGEIVGISGLMGAGRTELMRAVFGLDPLDSGDIFIEGKKAALKKPSDAVQKGIGFITENRKDEGLVLDTSIRENIALPNLASFSPKGWIDKKSEQEFVDLLIKRLTIKTESPETHARNLSGGNQQKVVIAKWIGIGPKVLILDEPTRGVDVGAKREIYQLMNELTDRGVAIVMVSSELPEILGMSDRVLVIHEGTLSGELSRNDATQERIMTLATGGR; from the coding sequence ATGCATATTAAAATGAAGGACATTTTTAAAGCCTTTGGCCAAAACCAGGTGCTGTCCGGCGTTTCCTTCGAGCTTCAAGAAGGTGAAGTCCACGCTTTAATGGGAGAAAACGGCGCCGGAAAGTCGACACTCATGAATCTGTTGACTGGACTTCACAAGCTGGACAGCGGAACGATCGAGATCGACGGAAAAGAAACGTATTTTTCAGATCCAAAGGAAGCCGAACAGAACGGAATCGCCTTTATCCATCAGGAGCTGAACATTTGGCCTGAAATGACCGTTTTGGAAAATCTGTTTATCGGCAGAGAGCTTTCTTCCAAACTTGGATTTTTAAACAACAAGAAAATGAAAGCGCTAGCAAAAGAGCAGCTTGAAAGGCTCGGTGTCTCAATTTCTCTTGAAAAAGAAGCCGGAGACTGTTCCGTCGGCCAGCAGCAAATGATCGAAATCGCAAAAGCCCTTATGACAGACGCGAAAGTGATCATCATGGATGAACCGACGGCAGCGTTGACAGAAAGAGAAATTGAAAAACTGTTCGGCGTCATTAGAGCATTAAAGAAAAACGGCGTCTCCATCGTCTATATATCCCACCGCATGGAAGAAATCTTCACGATTTGCGACAGGATCACGGTGATGCGCGATGGAAAAACGGTGGACACGAAACGGATTCCCGACACCGACTTTCATGAAGTGGTGAAAAAGATGGTCGGACGGGAGCTGACCGAACGCTATCCTGAAAGACAGCCAAATCCGGGACGCGTCGTCCTCGAAGTCAAGCAGGCATCCAAAAAAGGAGTCTTCCAAAATATCAGCTTTTCCGTCCGCTCCGGCGAAATCGTCGGGATTTCAGGACTGATGGGTGCCGGGCGCACCGAGCTGATGAGAGCGGTTTTCGGGCTCGATCCGCTTGACTCGGGAGACATTTTCATCGAAGGCAAAAAAGCGGCGCTCAAAAAACCGAGCGATGCCGTTCAAAAGGGAATCGGCTTTATTACCGAGAACCGCAAGGATGAAGGACTTGTGCTCGACACGTCCATCAGAGAAAATATCGCCCTTCCGAATCTCGCCAGCTTTTCGCCGAAAGGATGGATTGACAAAAAAAGCGAGCAGGAATTTGTCGATCTTCTGATCAAGCGGCTGACGATCAAAACGGAATCGCCGGAAACCCACGCGCGAAACCTTTCAGGAGGAAACCAGCAAAAAGTGGTCATTGCCAAATGGATCGGCATCGGCCCTAAAGTGCTGATTTTGGATGAGCCGACCAGAGGCGTCGATGTCGGCGCGAAAAGGGAGATTTATCAGCTGATGAACGAGCTGACAGACCGCGGCGTCGCGATCGTCATGGTCTCTTCAGAGCTCCCCGAGATTCTCGGGATGAGCGACCGCGTCCTTGTAATCCATGAAGGAACGCTAAGCGGAGAGCTATCAAGAAATGATGCCACGCAAGAACGAATTATGACACTCGCTACAGGAGGACGGTAA
- the rbsD gene encoding D-ribose pyranase codes for MKKHGILNSHIAKLLADLGHTDTIVIADAGLPVPPGVPKIDLALTLGTPGFREVTKLIADEMVVEKVTAAQEIESVNPGQAAFLKAEFSNQKIDYIPHEAFKKATSQAKAVIRTGEATPYANCILHAGVIF; via the coding sequence ATGAAAAAACACGGAATATTAAACAGCCATATCGCAAAATTGCTGGCCGATCTCGGGCATACCGATACCATCGTCATCGCGGACGCCGGTCTGCCCGTTCCGCCCGGCGTCCCCAAAATCGATCTCGCACTGACATTGGGTACGCCCGGATTTCGAGAGGTTACAAAGCTCATCGCCGATGAAATGGTTGTCGAAAAAGTGACGGCAGCCCAAGAAATAGAAAGCGTCAATCCCGGTCAAGCCGCATTTTTAAAAGCGGAATTTTCAAACCAAAAGATTGACTATATCCCGCACGAAGCATTCAAAAAGGCAACGAGCCAGGCGAAAGCGGTCATTCGCACAGGGGAAGCAACGCCTTATGCAAATTGCATCTTGCACGCGGGAGTGATCTTTTAG
- the rbsB gene encoding ribose ABC transporter substrate-binding protein RbsB — MKKTLTVFTALALLFLSACSLEPPEWAKPNKEKGTDIKIGLSVSTLKNPFFVSLKNGVVKEAKKQGIEVIVVDAQDDSAKQTNDVEDLLQQGVDALLINPADSSAISTAVQSANSLGIPVVTLDRSAENGKVETLVASDNVKGGQMAADFIVEQLGKGAKVAELEGVPGASATRERGSGFHKTADDKLNVIAKQTADFDRTKGLNVMENLLQGNPDIQAVFAHNDEMALGAIEAIRSSGKEILVVGFDGNEDAVKAVQAGDMSATIAQQPELIGKLAVQAARDILNGKKVEKTIPAPLKLETKK; from the coding sequence ATGAAAAAAACATTAACGGTTTTCACCGCATTGGCGCTTCTGTTTCTGTCCGCCTGCTCGCTGGAGCCGCCGGAATGGGCAAAGCCGAATAAAGAAAAAGGAACGGATATTAAAATCGGTTTATCTGTCTCAACTTTGAAAAATCCGTTTTTCGTTTCATTAAAGAACGGAGTTGTCAAAGAAGCCAAAAAACAAGGGATAGAAGTGATTGTCGTCGATGCACAGGACGATTCGGCAAAGCAGACGAATGATGTCGAAGATCTTCTGCAGCAAGGCGTTGACGCTTTATTGATCAACCCGGCGGACTCCTCCGCCATCTCAACTGCAGTCCAATCGGCCAATTCGCTTGGCATTCCGGTCGTCACCCTTGACCGCTCCGCCGAAAACGGAAAAGTAGAAACGCTCGTCGCTTCAGATAACGTAAAAGGCGGACAAATGGCAGCGGACTTTATTGTGGAGCAGCTCGGCAAAGGCGCAAAAGTGGCTGAGCTTGAAGGCGTCCCCGGCGCATCGGCAACAAGGGAACGGGGCTCAGGGTTTCATAAGACCGCTGATGACAAGCTGAATGTGATCGCCAAGCAAACAGCCGACTTTGACCGGACAAAAGGGTTGAACGTCATGGAGAACCTCCTTCAAGGAAACCCTGATATTCAAGCGGTTTTCGCACATAATGACGAAATGGCGCTCGGCGCGATTGAAGCGATCAGAAGCTCAGGGAAAGAGATTCTTGTCGTCGGCTTCGACGGCAATGAAGATGCGGTTAAAGCGGTTCAGGCCGGAGACATGTCGGCAACGATCGCCCAGCAGCCTGAATTGATCGGCAAGCTCGCCGTACAAGCGGCCCGCGATATTTTGAACGGCAAAAAAGTTGAAAAAACGATACCCGCACCGCTCAAACTGGAAACGAAAAAGTAA
- the rbsK gene encoding ribokinase — MSKICVIGSSSMDLVVTSPKRPAAGETVLGESFKTVPGGKGANQAVAAARLGAEVHMIGCVGDDHYGKAILDNFQANGVLTDYVEPVTGQESGTAHIVLADGDNSIIVVKGANDHVTPEYVQKALPAIKQADIVLIQQEIPEETVDYVSGLCSSLGIPLLLNPAPARPLRPETVEHAAYITPNEHEASVLFQGMSREEALKRYPEKLFITEGKNGVRYHNGLEERVVPSFPVNAIDTTGAGDTFNAGFAVALSEGQSIESALRFANRAASLSVLKFGAQGGMPKRDEVERELS; from the coding sequence ATCGGCAGCTCTTCGATGGATTTAGTCGTGACATCGCCCAAGCGGCCGGCCGCCGGAGAAACGGTGCTTGGCGAATCTTTTAAAACGGTTCCGGGCGGAAAGGGGGCCAACCAAGCGGTAGCCGCGGCCCGGCTTGGCGCCGAGGTCCATATGATCGGCTGCGTCGGCGATGATCATTACGGGAAAGCCATCCTCGACAATTTTCAAGCCAATGGTGTCTTGACAGACTATGTGGAACCGGTTACAGGTCAGGAAAGCGGAACCGCACATATCGTTCTCGCAGACGGCGACAACAGCATTATCGTCGTCAAAGGGGCAAATGACCATGTCACACCTGAATACGTTCAAAAAGCGCTGCCTGCGATTAAACAGGCAGACATCGTTCTGATTCAGCAGGAGATTCCGGAAGAAACCGTCGATTATGTCAGCGGACTGTGCAGCTCTCTCGGCATTCCTCTCCTGCTGAATCCGGCACCAGCCCGTCCGCTACGCCCGGAAACGGTCGAACACGCGGCCTACATCACGCCAAACGAGCATGAAGCTTCGGTACTGTTTCAGGGCATGTCCCGGGAGGAAGCGTTAAAGCGCTATCCGGAGAAGCTGTTCATCACAGAAGGGAAAAACGGCGTCCGCTATCACAATGGTCTGGAAGAACGTGTCGTTCCTTCATTCCCTGTCAATGCGATTGATACGACGGGCGCCGGAGACACCTTCAATGCGGGATTTGCCGTCGCGCTTTCCGAAGGACAAAGCATCGAATCTGCCTTGCGCTTTGCGAACCGGGCGGCTTCCCTGTCGGTTCTGAAATTCGGCGCACAAGGCGGCATGCCAAAACGGGATGAAGTGGAGCGTGAACTGTCATGA